From the genome of Phlebotomus papatasi isolate M1 chromosome 2, Ppap_2.1, whole genome shotgun sequence:
TAATCCCATCATATGCATAATTCCGATATGCAAAATCCCGGGACTCCCTATAGTTAGTttgattaatattattattcgtTTAGCAAAAGGGTCCTGAAAATACCCTAAAACTGTCCCACCCTCCTCTATAAATATGTTTAGCCAGAAAGgaactataaaatattataaactagcatagatgatttttttatcCATGTGTGAAgatttgattgctgaaagattGCTAAAAATTGCTATTAAAGTCTAGTTCTCTATTTAAATGGATCCCTTTTAATCAGCCTTATCTTCCCCAATCTTCACTAATTTTCTAATACTTCTTGCAAGTTTCCTTGACCGAACTACCCATTAACTTGCCCATTAGAGATCTTTTattaaaacccaaaatttaatcACGCGAATAGTCTGAAGAGCCAAAAGCAAAGTCACCAACCTTGACTCCTTCCGTAGAGCAGTCAATTGTAATCATCTTTTGAAAATGTAGAATCTTCCTGTATTTGGCATCAAAAGCACAAAAATGCGCATTTCTTCATGAGACAACACGGAAAAGTTGTGAGACATCGCGTTAAGATCGTgattggggatttttttttctctcttcataTCTTCAACTAAACTACCAATATCCAACATCATGTTAGGCAAATTACATGAATTTCTATATGTTTTGTATCCTTGAaatcaaaatgtaaattaattgtCTTATTCTGGTGCCACTCAAGCATGTTGCTTGGGCTTTTTTGCCATATTGTCGCACGCGtacttttgtaaaaataaaaccaACAACAGACTAGCCAATTGTTTGCCTATCGATGATTGATACATACTTTATCATCCActtgaaattgagtttttcttgcGTTTGTGACCTCCGTGCAGACACAAATAGGTGATGATTGGCAACTTCTTTTTGTCCTCCATATACTACTGCCCAGTTTTCTTTGCCTTCGTCAAATCCTCAACATGGAAATTTCGTCACGTTGggggaaaaatattaattacatattttttgCTTGGCCTCTTTTATTGAATTATCATTCAGTGTGGCTTTTGTTGGTGTATCGTGCCTCGAGAGgaaactaattaaaattaattggtaATATTTAAGAGTTCTTTTTGTCTGACGAACTATTGGGGTCTTTTTATGtgttgcttctttttttttgcttgtgcACTTGCAGTCATAAGAACATTTGAGGTGAGTCCATGACACTGCAGAAGCTATTAGGATGATTGCCTGCTTTTTTCCTAACCACCCACTCAAGGGAGTCGTATTGTAATTTTCACCCAACAGTCGTCCACACCCTTAAATATTGACTTCAATCTAGCGTGAAAAACAAGACATTCCCAAAAAGGGGTTGGCTAATGTAAAAATTCTATGTCATTTCAAATTCTGACAGAGTAAGGGTTTTAAGAGAATTatcataaacataaaaaaacatagaacAAATTTGTGGAAATAAAGTGATTATAAAtactatttataaataattttataaattgagcATCTGCTTTCAATAGTCTATCTACGTTAAAGcgatacacagaaaaaaatattttgttgaattcttcgtaaatgtttctTAGTTCCTACTGGGGATTTATAAAATGCTCGTAaaacgtataacccacaaaaaagatCGTAAAAGTTAGTaccttttcacaaactttgttcgtaataTGAGCACCTGACCAACATTTttcctttacaaacatttgttcgtacatttttgtttgtgtggcaaaactttacgaacaaatgtcaaaACCTCATGAACATTTTATCCTTTGGCATGGGGCGTTGAGAATGGTTGAGAATAATCACAACAGAATGCATTTGATAACAAAAAATCCTATATAATATTATCTAGGGTAAAATATCTTGtacttgaataataaatatttcgcaatattcaccaTGGGATTTCAATGTGTTATATCATTAAAAATAAGTTAAAACCATTTCctgtaagatttttttattgatatttcctTCACAGAAGGTGtgttacaaaaatgtcatttttattcattttccaaaagtgaaaaaattaaattcagaatTTAATTCGTAAGCGGGATAATGTAATGGTGGTCATACCACCAATTCAACTCAGCTAAAACCTTCGTTTTATTGAAGTAaatattactttgaaaaaaaaaaaaaaacgtaagtcCTCTAAGCAAAACTTTTGCAagactaatgccctagacacacttgcgacttaaacCGAgtgacgacttagtggaaaatgatggaaatgtagtttacccattatttataatataattacgctaagccgtctctcggctaaacctcaggtctgtcaaggccctaaggttTTCTTGTGCAGTCAAGATACGtttctttagggattttgggGAGTGTAGTCTGCACCGGAGTTTCGGAATATAGCAGATGATGGCTCAAAGTTAGAACTCTTGCAGCAGTGTGTCTTATTCGAAGATCAGTGTTGTGGCTTACCTAGGGAAAGACGGAGGATTGAGTGAAGAAAGAATGTCCCATCCGCTTCGCCGGTTTGCACAACATAAATGATGAGGTGGTAAGGTTTATAATGACTATTTATTGACTATTACATGAACTACAACTATACTTCACTTCACTTAACAAGATCCTCTACGGCCACTGGTTCGGTCCACAGTTGAGTGCAAAGTGAATCTGGTGGTAATTTTACCAGATCTTAAGTGGCCCATTTCTTGCAGATGCAAGAATGCATTTTGGCGGGAAATGGTTGTCCCAACATTGCtccctcttttttttaaagaaatctccTGGTTGGTCGAGGACGCAATGATGGTGGTGTCTTCCTATCCGGTTTTCTCCAGTTCCTGCGCGGTTGTGGTCTGTCACCACTATCCTCTTCATCAACATCCATTGGCTCATCCTCACTCTCATCATCGAGCAAAAGATCGGTAGGAATAGGGCAATCCTGAGGTGTATCGGAGTATCGCTTCTTGATTTGATTAACGTGAGAGCGAATAAGCCTTATTCTTCCACTCTTCAGCTGTACGAGAACATTGTACATGACTGCTCCAACTTTCTCAATGATTTCACCAGGAACCCAGAATGATGTGTTTCCTGTGAAATGTTTGGCATAGACCTTCTCTTTTGGCTGGAATACTCTCGGAAGATCTACTGGATCAGGTTGTTTCTCCTCCTGCTCCCCCTCTTTTGGAATCAAAAGTGACAGATTTGTGCGTATTTTTCTTCCAATAAAGGCTTCTGCTGGAGATAAACCATTGTGAGAGTTTGGATTCGGTGTTGATCTATAGTAGTGTAGGAATTTGCACAGATTCTCCTTCAATGATCCTTCATTCTCCATTTTGCGCAGTGATCTTTTGAGTGTATCCACGAATCTCTCAACCTGTCCATTTGATTGTGGATGGTAAGGGCTGCATCTCTCGTGCTGAATACCTCTTGATTGACAGAGTTGTTTGAAAACTCCAGAAGTAAATTGGGTGCCATTGTCGCTGACTATCAACTCTGGATTTCCAAAACGAGAAAATATTTCCAACAGAACACTGATAGTTGCTTCAGCCGTGGTTGATTTCATCTGGATAATTTCTGGCCATTTGGAGAAAGAATCAATGATGAGTAAAAAGTTTTCACCTTTCCATTGAGCAAAATCCATGTGAATcctttgccatggtttgtttgATTTTGGCCATGGACAGAGAGGCGATTTGGTGGGGGCTTTGGATGCTAGCGCACAGTCTTCACACTCACGAACCATCGTGCGGATTTGACCATCGATGCCTGGCCAAAACACGAAACTTCTGGCTAGTGAAAGCATTCTTTGTTGACCTGGGTGTGCTTCATGGAGTGTGTGAAGTACTTTCTTTCTGAATATGTGCGGAACCACCAATCGCTCTCTGTAAATCAAACAATCTTTGATCAGTGTAAGACAATCTCTGTATTGATAATAAGATTGTACTTCCCTGTCTTTGATATGGGATTTTGAAGGAGGCCATCCATTGACCACAAATTCCTTGACTGCTTGGAGTGTTGAACACTTCTGTGTAGCCGAAGCCACCTTCTTGAATGTCAAAGGAAGTCTATGGATGCCATCATCCAACGCAGTTGCTACATCTCTCTCAAGTTCTGTGCAGGCAATAATGAATTCTTCATCAGGCTTGGAGTGAGTGTTGATGAGTCTTGAAAGAACATCAGCGTGTCCAAATGAAGATGTGGAAATGAACTTGATATCGAATGTGTAAGACAACAAAGTCAATGCCCAGCGTTGTAAGCGGTTGGCTGAATGCAATGGAATTCCTTTCTTGGATCCAAATATTGAAAGCAGTGGTTTATGATCCGTGAAGAGAGTGAATCTTCTTCCAAAAATGTAACGATGAAACTTGGTGACACCGAAAACAAGTGCTAAACCTTCCTTCTCAATCTGGGAGTAATTTCTCTCGGCTGGTGAAAGTGTACGAGATGCATGTGAAATCACTTTCTCAGATCCATCAGGATATGTGTGGTAAATGCAAGCACCTATTCCAGTGTTGGATGCATCAGCAGCAATGGAAATTGGTAGAGATGGGTCGAAATGTGTGAGTAGGAGGTCAGAAGACAAAATATCCTTGAACTTCATGAAAGCTCGTTGACAATCCTCTCCCCAAATCCATGGTGCTCCATCTCGCAAGAGAGAATCGAATGGTGCTCGAAGAGTGCTCATCGATTTAACAAACTTGCAATAATAGTTGATTGCACCAAGAAAAGATCGCAATTGGGAAATATCCTTGGGAGGAGGCATGTCCTTGATAGCTGCGATTTTTCCCGGATCAGGTCTTAGCCCATGACAATCGAGAATATGGCCCAAGTACTTTACTTGTGTTTGGAAAAAGTTGCACTTCTCCAATTTGATGTGAAAACCATAATCCTGGAGGCGCTGAAGTACCTGTTTGACTGTACTGATATGCGAATTTATGTCTGGTCCTGAGACACAAATGTCGTCAAAATAGACTGCAACATTGTCGATCCCTGAGAGCATACCTTCGACAATGCATTGAAATTGGCCTGGTGCGACTGAAACCCCAGGTGCGAGTCTTGTGAAATGATATAAGCCTCTGTGTGTGTGAATGGTCAATAGCTTCTGTGAATCTTCATCAACAGGAATCTGATTGAGACCTGTTGAATAGTCACCACAAATCCTTACAGAACCATTTGCTTTTCTTGCCACTACAATTGGTGCTGCCCACTCAGAAGATGTGACTGGTTTGATGATGCCCTTTTGTTCTAAGCGCTGTAACTCATCCTCAACTTGAGCCATGACTGGATAAGGCACTGGTCTTTTTGGTCTGAAAATGGGTTTTGCACCTTCCTTGAGCTTCAATGAGGCTGTTGCTTTGGTACAGAGTCCTAAACCGCTGTCGAACACAGGTTGAAATTCATCTTTGAGCTGCTTTACAATCTTTTCCTTGTTGAATGTCCCTGACTGAATGGCTTCAACATTGCGGCAAAAAGAATTGGCTGGTTTCGACCATAAGTCGAACAATTGAATCCATTCTATGCCAAAAAGATTACAATTTGATGTGGTCACAAAACATCTTCCCGATTGGGTGTTCCCATTGAGTGTAATTGAGCATGAAAACTCACCTAGAATCTTCATACTGTTGAATTGCGCGTCTTTTACTTTGATTTCTGAAGGTAAAAGAGCAGGTGAACCTATTTGTctccacaattgttttgaaaCTATTGTGAGATCGCTTGCAGAATCATATTGCAATGCAACTGGTTGCGAGTTGATTGAAACATCGATGAAACGTCGTGTTTCATGTGTCGTACAATTGACAATGCGAATGACATTTGATCTCGAAACATGCTTCTTCTTCGCCCTACTCGCGCTCTGGCAGTAGCCATCTTTATGCCCGAAAGTACCGCAAGCCTTACACTTATGTTGTTTGAAAGTGCAATCGCGAGAAAAGTGCATATTTCCGCAAAACCAGCAAGGTGTTCGTGGCGTATCTTTGGGTGGATCGTGTGAAGTGGAAGTTTTTGAGGACTTTTTGTTATTGAACTTGGGTTTGGTGAATTTCTTGACTGTTTTCACTGAGGCTGGTGGGGTATTTGAACCCTCGGAAGATCCCACAAGTGCAGAGTCTTTCTTGAGATTGCTAAGACGTTTAGCTTCTTCAAGGAGATATGAAAGAGTGACTCCCTCAGTTTTCGAATCTAATTTGTGCAGCAAACGCGTACGAATTTCAGCAAAACGCGCATTTTTCAAGcccaaaacaaaaataagtGCTTTGAATGAGTCCAATGTGAGTGTATTGAATTGAAAATCCTCACAAAGTTGATTTACACGTCCCATGTAGTCAATGAAATCTTCTGTCTCGTTCATGTCCACTTGCAGACATTTCCAACGTTTGGAGAAAATAGACATTGGCGCAACAAAAATCTCTTTGAGAATCTTGACAGTGGTCTCAAAATTATTATCACGAGGACTTTTGGGCAAAATATATTTGGAATAGCGAGAAAAGGAAATTGCATCTAGCTTTCTGAGAAGAAGACGTACCTTGGCATCGTCACTGAGAGATTTGCCGTCGATTCTGATGATGTCTTCATGGCGCCTGTACCAATCTTCAAATGTAATTCCATTCTCAGGATCGAATGAAAAATCGCTGCAGGTCTTGGCAAGTGCATCTACAAGGCCTTCATGTCCCTCATTTCTCTGCATCATAAGCTCAATCTGCTTTTGCTGCAAGGCTATTTGTTGCTGGGTTGCCTTGAACAGTTTTCCAAGTGCTTGAAGTGTATTTGACTCAGCCATCGATCAAGGTCCAATGTAGGTCGTTGAACTTAACGGAATCCAAATTTGTGATGAGTAATGGTAATGCTCTGACTTTGGCGCGCAAACTTGATGTGCccagaaaattttctcaatggaatGCCCTGATTGGTGAAAATGCCTCGGATTTTCGCTGCTTCGCAAGTCCGTCAGCCTGTCGTCGCCAAGATGTTGTGGCTTACCTAGGGAAAGACGGAGGATTGAGTGAAGAAAGAATATCCCATCCTCGTCGCCAAGATGTTGTGGCTTACCTAGGGAAAGACGGAGGATTGAGTGAAGAAAGAATGTCCCATCCGCTTCGCCGGTTTGCACAACATAAATGATGAGGTGGTAAGGTTTATAATGACTATTTATTGACTATTACATGAACTACAACTATACTTCACTTCACTTAACAAGATCCTCTACGGCCACTGGTTCGGTCCACAGTTGAGTGCAAAGTGAATCTGGTGGTAATTTTACCAGATCTTAAGTGGCCCATTTCTTGCAGATGCAAGAATGCATTTTGGCGGGAAATGGTTGTCCCAACAATCAGTAATTCattttgaaagtgattgaacagaattctgttcgcttggtacgtaatcccaagaattgtgtttatgcacagagagcgacaatcagaacaagtgattcccaaccacaattttaacccaagtagagaccggaaaaaatcctgtctccacccgggatcgaactggggtcttttcgctgtctaggcgaatgctctaccaactgagctatggggacacactggctctgactgtctttttgccactgatcttgattaattgccaacgtgcacttcaactcgttttcgactcgtACCACAAGTCTTGCCAACGGTATCACTTGTtttgattgtcgctctctgtgcataaacacaattcttgggattacgtaccaagcgaacagaattctgttcaatcactttcaaaataaattaattatccatggaaaacatgggctgctggtttaattgtacgcatgataccgttggCAAGACTTGTGGTacgagtcgaaaacgagttgaagtgcacgttggcaattaatcaagatcagtggcaaaaagacagtcagagccagtgtgtccccatagctcagttggtagagcattcgcctagacagcgaaaagaccccagttcgatcccgggtggagacaggattttATCAGTAATTCACTTTGCGTGGACTAACCAAAACTCGAGTGAGCACGCTTTATATCAAGTGTTGTCTATGTATATGtgttgctcgcaagaattataaccTAAGCTGTAAATTATACACAATCCATGATCTATACAAATTAGACCCACGACATAATAACAATTAGCAAAACGATCCAATCTTTCGCCACGAATCAGACCTACACCATCGAATAGATATTGGGAAAGGTATCACCATTTTGTTCCAAGACCAACCTCAAAAGCATGTAGATAAGGCACTAGAGCACAAAACATAATAATTAAGAAAtgggtttaatttattttatgaaactaTTTTTTCCTGCGAAAACAGTTTGTCTTACGGTATTGATGTCAAAGAACAATTTCCAAAGAAGGCCTTAATATAGGTTTTCTTATAGAACAAACTTATATCACTATCCCttcattttcttgtaattttattgatttttctaataaatccTTGAAACtcataaaaatgattgtatATACGGAAACGTCTCTCTTGCAGAAATATTCTCTTTGGAAAAAGAATTAACGCCTCTAAAGATCGCGAGATTCTAAAAATACCGCTTTTAAAAAACTTTGCATAATGTTCAgagtataaatattttaataaacccATTATACTTTGAacgtttttgtttaattttgctTTGATAACGGTACCTTTTTATCCATATGATCTTAAGCAATTCTAACTCCCTTTTTAGGGAGAATATTTCTGTAATGGAAACATGTCGTTACATGCAATTCTTTTCATGGAATTAAAGGACGTTCGAGGATATTTCAGGAAAATCTTGATATTCACAAGGAAAATTGAGAGATTAGGGATGTGTCTTCTAAGAAAATGTTGTTTGATTTCTTCTCTACAAATCGGTCTTTGGTGCGAGTGACTTCCAATATACCGTTATTGAGAAAAATGGCAAGTTTCGTAAATAATTCTATCCATTTATTAAGAACCCTTATCTTAAGGTATCTCAAAAATTTGACGTGATGGTTGAACTATGTTCATGGCACACCAAAGGACTCCCAAAATAGCGATGGTTTCCCATCACACGAAAGTTTTCATTTTCTTGCCCCTTAATGCTTGTTGGCTTTAAAACCCCGTAGAAGCTACAAGACCGAGCACTCAgagagaaaatcttaaaaatatatttaaagtttAAGTTATACGTCGATTTAGAGATGAATTTCCTTAAGATCGGTTAAGTCGTTTGcaagaaataaaatgtcaatGTCAAACTTATGAATTTTCAGGAGGATCTCATTAATTTTCAAAGGACTCATAGTCATTTTCAACTTGAGTCTCggtaatttttaatcatttaccAACTCTCAAAAATGGGCATAGTATAATCTGAATTaatacattaattaattaaaaaaataggtaGGATGGGGTAGTTTTAGCCATGCACTACTTTCGAAATTACACTTTTTTGtgataataaatataaataatctaAGATTTATGCTGTATGTGCTATATATTTTCAAAGAcccaaaatccaaaagaaaCCGACCGGATTCAGTTTGAATATGAATATTGAATATGCTCCACTATCCTCTACATTTTTTCATATCTAAATAGGTTTGATGCTTCGTTGTAAGTCCATCTTCGCTGAGTACGAACTTAAATGTATATCAGACCCCCCTTGGAGTTTTCTTTTTTAGCCGGCTTAAGCTAAAGCCGATGCCAAACAAtggattttgcaaaaaagtGTGTCGTGACCCAAGTTAGATGCCTCTTCTGGTGGTTTGTCTGGGAGAGTCGCATAATTCTATTAAATGTAGTCAGGCAATCGCGAAATAATTACACAACGTGAgggttaattagaaattttctaaACGATATGGAACACCTTCGGAGGGCGGTAATTGCCTATCTGCATGTTTACTTAGCCATCCCCTCGCTTCTGCGGCTTTTTCGCACATTCTGGCGCCAAACTTCTCAATGGAAATTAATAACACTCCCTTTCACCTTCATCGTCTCATCGTACAAGTGAAAAATTCCGCACATTTTCTACTACATAGTACTGGAAGAAGACCCTCTTCGTGGGGAGACTATGTTGCAGAGTTCTTAAACTCCCAAAATTAACATACAATGCATCGGCACTTGCTCATCTTCAGTCATTATTTCTCAGGGTTTTCTCATTTCTCACCATGCAGAAAATACCGGATAAGACTGAATTTCCATCTCAGGGACGGGAACTTATGGTAGTTAAGTTCTAAGATCAAATAAGATATTCCAGGTTTAGAATAAGAAATTATAAGTTCAGtgcttaaattttgttttaattggtTGATtttggctctggaggttggtcaccaacgctaagacggcggtggacgcaagcattgctttctgacaaatctttatctttatacatatcttaataaatgtatgctttttcttctgctttcaagagcactagctcaaaagcatggttattaaataaataaataattaaaaaaaattaaaaataaaataaattttgaagacTGTTTAACGTCTTTAgaacattttctgaaatatcCATATAttataaaactgctctctctttgaattcgagtagtaaaaagacattaaaaaaataagtaaataattaaataaaaaagtaaagctAGTAAATAATAAGTAGGGTTTCCTTCTAGAAATTCGGTTATCAAGTATTATCTGATTCGTGATAATTCAGATAATACTTGAAGTAATAGACTCTGCGAAATTGGACTCCTTACCCCCCAaggagtcgtattttggtagaattttggaaatctgaagtttcgagttttttggcatcacgctgtttgtccgtctgtccgccCGGCTGTCACCacctctagaggccaaacggttagagatagcgacttgagaccttcgggggacccctcataagtcgacccaaggatcgttaacatgttcCTCATGTTCCACCGATTCCTTCCCCcccccaaaaccatgttttttgggattgctcgaaaacgcgttgtgcgatttttttcatttttggatatgttttagagattacccaggtggacatttcgtcct
Proteins encoded in this window:
- the LOC129802357 gene encoding uncharacterized protein K02A2.6-like gives rise to the protein MKILEWIQLFDLWSKPANSFCRNVEAIQSGTFNKEKIVKQLKDEFQPVFDSGLGLCTKATASLKLKEGAKPIFRPKRPVPYPVMAQVEDELQRLEQKGIIKPVTSSEWAAPIVVARKANGSVRICGDYSTGLNQIPVDEDSQKLLTIHTHRGLYHFTRLAPGVSVAPGQFQCIVEGMLSGIDNVAVYFDDICVSGPDINSHISTVKQVLQRLQDYGFHIKLEKCNFFQTQVKYLGHILDCHGLRPDPGKIAAIKDMPPPKDISQLRSFLGAINYYCKFVKSMSTLRAPFDSLLRDGAPWIWGEDCQRAFMKFKDILSSDLLLTHFDPSLPISIAADASNTGIGACIYHTYPDGSEKVISHASRTLSPAERNYSQIEKEGLALVFGVTKFHRYIFGRRFTLFTDHKPLLSIFGSKKGIPLHSANRLQRWALTLLSYTFDIKFISTSSFGHADVLSRLINTHSKPDEEFIIACTELERDVATALDDGIHRLPLTFKKVASATQKCSTLQAVKEFVVNGWPPSKSHIKDREVQSYYQYRDCLTLIKDCLIYRERLVVPHIFRKKVLHTLHEAHPGQQRMLSLARSFVFWPGIDGQIRTMVRECEDCALASKAPTKSPLCPWPKSNKPWQRIHMDFAQWKGENFLLIIDSFSKWPEIIQMKSTTAEATISVLLEIFSRFGNPELIVSDNGTQFTSGVFKQLCQSRGIQHERCSPYHPQSNGQVERFVDTLKRSLRKMENEGSLKENLCKFLHYYRSTPNPNSHNGLSPAEAFIGRKIRTNLSLLIPKEGEQEEKQPDPVDLPRVFQPKEKVYAKHFTGNTSFWVPGEIIEKVGAVMYNVLVQLKSGRIRLIRSHVNQIKKRYSDTPQDCPIPTDLLLDDESEDEPMDVDEEDSGDRPQPRRNWRKPDRKTPPSLRPRPTRRFL
- the LOC129801009 gene encoding uncharacterized protein LOC129801009, translating into MAESNTLQALGKLFKATQQQIALQQKQIELMMQRNEGHEGLVDALAKTCSDFSFDPENGITFEDWYRRHEDIIRIDGKSLSDDAKVRLLLRKLDAISFSRYSKYILPKSPRDNNFETTVKILKEIFVAPMSIFSKRWKCLQVDMNETEDFIDYMGRVNQLCEDFQFNTLTLDSFKALIFVLGLKNARFAEIRTRLLHKLDSKTEGVTLSYLLEEAKRLSNLKKDSALVGSSEGSNTPPASVKTVKKFTKPKFNNKKSSKTSTSHDPPKDTPRTPCWFCGNMHFSRDCTFKQHKCKACGTFGHKDGYCQSASRAKKKHVSRSNVIRIVNCTTHETRRFIDVSINSQPVALQYDSKSK